The Candidatus Nitrosocosmicus franklandus genome contains a region encoding:
- a CDS encoding DDE-type integrase/transposase/recombinase, producing MNTRNRTPSRYVYYGLHLYFSGLSLRKTSERLSYCIKRNHVTIWNWIQKYQPKIIKTKQRRICEFIVDETLLKVGSEYTWLWVAIDAKSKEILSLSISKERNMFVAERFLSNIVRDYGKHPVSTDGGTWYPMACQFLKLEHHLHSSYEKNLIERTMQYIKDRTESFDDYFPCRLKNCKLKHVKNWLNLFVDYHNKELKPVN from the coding sequence ATGAATACTAGAAACAGAACACCTTCAAGGTATGTGTATTATGGCTTACATTTGTACTTTTCAGGTCTTTCTCTTAGGAAAACATCTGAAAGATTATCATACTGTATCAAACGAAATCATGTCACTATCTGGAACTGGATTCAAAAGTACCAACCTAAGATTATCAAGACAAAACAAAGAAGGATATGTGAATTCATTGTAGATGAAACATTGCTTAAGGTTGGTTCAGAATACACGTGGTTATGGGTTGCAATAGATGCGAAAAGTAAGGAAATTCTCTCACTATCCATTTCTAAGGAGAGAAACATGTTTGTTGCGGAACGGTTTCTGTCAAACATAGTCAGAGACTATGGAAAGCATCCAGTTTCAACAGATGGTGGTACTTGGTATCCCATGGCTTGTCAATTCCTTAAATTAGAACACCATCTCCATTCCTCCTATGAAAAAAACTTGATTGAAAGAACAATGCAGTATATCAAGGACAGAACTGAAAGTTTCGATGATTACTTTCCCTGCAGGCTAAAGAACTGCAAACTAAAACACGTAAAAAACTGGTTGAACCTGTTTGTCGACTATCACAACAAGGAATTAAAACCTGTTAACTGA
- a CDS encoding DUF6766 family protein → MHEFKKRGYLYVTLIFFAISWIIHGVTAFNQFADEQNQHHQPILMNVFWNEFVRQTTENWQSEFLQLSWQIGGLMILFAVASPQDRLGDQRKEKILEKILELRMDTEEYKRFMKSLEEKYPEK, encoded by the coding sequence ATGCATGAGTTCAAAAAAAGAGGATATCTTTATGTGACTCTCATATTTTTTGCGATATCATGGATAATACATGGAGTTACTGCATTTAACCAATTTGCAGACGAACAAAATCAACACCATCAACCCATATTAATGAATGTATTTTGGAATGAATTTGTTAGGCAAACTACAGAAAACTGGCAATCCGAATTTTTACAACTATCGTGGCAGATAGGTGGGCTGATGATTTTGTTTGCGGTAGCATCACCGCAAGATAGGTTAGGGGATCAAAGAAAGGAGAAGATCTTGGAGAAAATATTGGAACTGAGAATGGACACAGAAGAATACAAGCGATTTATGAAAAGTCTTGAGGAAAAATATCCAGAAAAATAA
- a CDS encoding response regulator — protein MKSVSGVIVDDEEELASLYTQFLSLTGFEVISFTKPLLALEHYRQNPYKYSMILTDLKMPGMNGLELANEIRKLNSSIKIFLITAFDISGLEKDPAFQSANICKLIQKPVNLNTLCNIIKENIQTND, from the coding sequence ATGAAATCCGTGTCGGGAGTAATAGTAGACGATGAAGAGGAATTAGCTTCCCTATATACTCAATTTTTATCTCTTACTGGTTTCGAAGTTATATCCTTTACAAAGCCATTACTCGCTTTAGAGCACTATCGTCAAAATCCTTACAAATATTCAATGATCCTTACTGACTTGAAAATGCCAGGTATGAATGGATTAGAACTAGCAAATGAGATCAGAAAACTCAACTCATCAATCAAGATATTTCTCATCACTGCTTTTGATATATCAGGTCTGGAAAAGGATCCAGCCTTTCAATCTGCAAATATTTGTAAACTCATTCAAAAGCCAGTAAACCTGAATACTCTTTGTAATATCATTAAAGAAAATATCCAAACAAATGATTAA
- a CDS encoding cupredoxin domain-containing protein encodes MVGLYTLFFLFIFAYFCSFSIQQIDSKEIFSYAQEKIFNNNVVSISKGAANPEVDITNLSPRQWYDPTVISINVNDTVTWVNNDTEPHTVTSGLGGGLNSLISNSQGKPNGLFDSGLFSAGDSISIRFNTSGTFSYFCTIHPWMEGTVVVRNTSTSIPSYPVDQVGNKIDEFPIYNFTEDNRIEIGLSWTPVTIMTNEPITFIMDFFEYPENSRLHLWPYNFVILQNGSEIYRTSDITQVGSSSRTYAFNSSGEVTIRIESTDNKNTFVEFGTIVYENPYESSADFENVSNNTFSLLSPLTLVYIVYGIIIILPITLVIIIILYKKKKI; translated from the coding sequence GTGGTTGGTCTCTATACATTATTCTTCCTATTCATATTTGCGTACTTTTGTTCCTTTAGTATTCAACAGATTGATTCTAAGGAAATTTTTTCATATGCTCAAGAAAAGATTTTCAACAATAACGTAGTCAGTATATCCAAGGGGGCTGCAAATCCTGAAGTGGATATAACGAATTTATCCCCAAGGCAATGGTATGATCCAACAGTAATCTCAATAAATGTAAATGATACTGTAACATGGGTTAATAACGATACTGAGCCGCATACTGTAACAAGTGGACTTGGAGGAGGATTAAACAGTTTAATATCCAATTCACAAGGAAAACCAAATGGGTTATTCGATAGCGGATTATTTTCAGCAGGCGACTCTATATCGATTAGATTCAATACTTCAGGTACATTTAGTTATTTCTGTACTATTCACCCATGGATGGAAGGTACCGTTGTTGTAAGAAACACTTCTACAAGTATTCCATCCTATCCCGTTGATCAGGTTGGAAACAAGATTGATGAATTTCCTATCTACAATTTTACAGAAGACAATAGGATTGAAATAGGTCTATCATGGACCCCCGTAACCATAATGACAAATGAACCCATTACCTTTATAATGGATTTTTTTGAATATCCTGAAAACTCTCGCTTACATTTATGGCCATACAACTTTGTAATTTTGCAAAATGGTAGTGAAATATACAGGACTAGCGATATCACTCAGGTAGGTTCCTCTTCGAGAACGTATGCCTTCAATTCATCTGGGGAGGTTACTATTAGGATTGAAAGTACGGATAACAAAAATACATTTGTAGAGTTTGGGACAATAGTTTATGAAAATCCGTATGAATCATCTGCAGATTTTGAAAATGTATCAAACAATACTTTTAGTTTACTTTCCCCTTTAACACTCGTTTACATAGTATACGGCATTATCATAATTTTGCCTATAACGTTAGTTATAATAATAATTCTTTATAAAAAGAAAAAGATTTGA
- a CDS encoding universal stress protein, producing the protein MAIRRILIPCNKSKLSTKALEKAIELSSSNQTEIFILYVINEIPLSIHYSNIESKNNEILISPIVDKSHEEIKNELTEIPGDLKEKYTRDNITITTEIKIGAPVEEIAR; encoded by the coding sequence ATGGCTATTAGGCGTATTCTAATACCTTGTAATAAATCGAAGTTGTCGACCAAGGCTTTGGAAAAAGCAATAGAATTGTCATCTTCTAATCAAACAGAAATCTTTATACTTTATGTAATTAATGAAATACCACTATCAATTCATTATTCGAATATAGAGTCGAAAAACAATGAGATCCTCATTTCTCCTATAGTGGACAAATCCCATGAGGAGATAAAGAACGAACTGACTGAAATACCTGGGGATTTGAAAGAAAAATATACCAGAGACAATATTACTATTACCACGGAAATTAAAATAGGTGCTCCAGTGGAAGAAATAGCCCGGTAG
- a CDS encoding DUF2795 domain-containing protein, giving the protein MNQSKKEQIPESQGPESQTGKIINQQNVTEGQRKEVNVESYSGVSKLADILKDVSFPAPKSKILDYVVQSEDFDEKDSIISALNKLKDRTYNGVSDLTSSAGLVYR; this is encoded by the coding sequence ATGAACCAATCAAAGAAAGAGCAGATTCCAGAATCACAAGGTCCTGAAAGCCAAACAGGTAAAATAATCAATCAACAAAACGTGACGGAAGGTCAACGAAAAGAGGTAAACGTAGAAAGTTATTCTGGCGTTTCGAAGTTGGCCGATATATTAAAAGATGTTAGTTTTCCTGCACCAAAGAGTAAAATTCTTGACTATGTCGTCCAGAGCGAAGACTTTGATGAAAAGGATAGTATCATAAGTGCATTAAACAAACTCAAGGATAGAACGTATAATGGAGTTTCGGATCTTACTTCCTCCGCTGGGTTAGTGTACAGGTAA
- a CDS encoding cation:proton antiporter translates to MESQIGQILQDFAVIMIVASAMTLAFYKLKQPMVIGFIVAGIIIGPHTPPFSLIHNLEVLNLFAEMGVILLLFTVGMEFPIQKLKEVGRKAIVIASSEAFGTLAIGFIVAQSLGLGFYDSLFVALAISVTSTVIIMRVLGELKMMKDESATLILGTTIIEDILIISLLAIFQSTGASGEFSLNEIIISVGITIGFIAGVLVVGSKIIPKLIDIVARTNQHDVLIVAAVGLAFTLAFVSFQLGISVAAGAFFAGVLVAESRSHAVTSVLANPVKDIFAALFFVSVGALMDFSLIPQFIVPALILIGVSIGAKFMTVYLAARLQKLSNLTSTRAALGCSSSGGEIALVVAKGGIDVGAANPIILPMIGTMTIITTFIAPYVIKLGWKFTERFAKQHDKMNEKLQHKQEKKSTDVDDGSNTSL, encoded by the coding sequence GTGGAATCTCAAATTGGACAGATATTACAAGATTTTGCAGTTATAATGATTGTTGCCTCTGCAATGACTTTGGCTTTTTACAAGCTAAAGCAACCTATGGTTATAGGATTCATCGTTGCAGGCATAATAATAGGGCCTCATACTCCGCCGTTTAGTCTTATCCATAACCTAGAAGTACTCAACTTATTCGCAGAGATGGGAGTAATCCTCTTACTTTTTACTGTTGGAATGGAATTTCCTATTCAAAAATTAAAAGAAGTTGGAAGAAAGGCAATTGTAATAGCTTCAAGCGAAGCCTTTGGTACTTTAGCCATAGGTTTTATAGTTGCACAATCATTAGGATTAGGATTTTACGATAGTCTTTTTGTTGCTCTTGCTATATCAGTAACTAGCACTGTTATCATAATGAGAGTTCTTGGAGAACTCAAAATGATGAAAGACGAATCAGCTACATTGATCCTGGGTACAACAATAATCGAAGATATCCTCATAATCTCACTATTGGCCATATTTCAATCCACAGGTGCGAGTGGAGAATTCTCTCTTAACGAAATCATAATATCTGTTGGAATAACCATAGGTTTTATTGCAGGAGTGCTAGTAGTAGGCTCCAAAATTATTCCCAAACTAATTGACATAGTTGCAAGAACCAACCAACACGACGTTCTAATAGTTGCAGCTGTAGGACTGGCTTTTACATTGGCCTTTGTATCATTTCAACTGGGAATATCTGTTGCTGCAGGTGCATTTTTTGCAGGTGTTCTTGTTGCAGAGTCTAGATCTCATGCTGTAACAAGTGTTTTGGCTAATCCAGTAAAAGACATTTTTGCAGCATTGTTCTTTGTATCGGTTGGTGCGCTCATGGACTTTTCACTGATTCCCCAGTTTATAGTCCCTGCATTGATATTGATAGGAGTTTCAATTGGTGCAAAATTCATGACTGTTTACCTTGCAGCCAGACTCCAAAAATTAAGTAACCTCACTTCGACAAGAGCTGCATTGGGATGTTCATCATCTGGTGGTGAAATAGCACTAGTAGTAGCAAAAGGAGGAATTGATGTCGGAGCGGCAAATCCTATTATTCTACCAATGATTGGTACGATGACAATTATAACAACATTCATTGCTCCTTACGTTATTAAATTAGGCTGGAAGTTTACAGAAAGATTTGCAAAACAACATGACAAAATGAATGAAAAACTACAACATAAACAAGAAAAAAAATCAACAGATGTAGATGATGGTTCAAATACATCTTTATGA
- a CDS encoding alpha/beta fold hydrolase: protein MDSLILYASSCDGPDSVPPTPEVMETYSNTSSTPEEVGQSSITLMFPKLWFEANPNYLNYVPVPSKSVSPDVMEMQIRASENWSGKCQILGNISSSTIAIVGTDDYFTPAENSVNIVQKIPGAWLMKIKDAGHGLMYQYPEIFNKAVLSFLNIQELQSSNTNSNANHEVRVDMKPVRTPLIFSNDLAV from the coding sequence GTGGATAGCCTCATTTTATATGCTTCAAGTTGTGATGGTCCTGATTCAGTTCCACCAACTCCTGAAGTAATGGAAACATATAGCAATACTTCTTCCACTCCTGAGGAGGTAGGTCAGAGTTCAATTACATTAATGTTCCCTAAATTATGGTTTGAAGCTAACCCTAATTATCTGAACTATGTTCCAGTCCCATCCAAATCAGTATCTCCAGACGTAATGGAGATGCAAATAAGAGCGTCAGAAAACTGGAGTGGCAAGTGTCAGATTCTCGGAAACATTTCCTCGTCCACTATAGCTATTGTCGGAACTGACGATTATTTTACCCCAGCAGAGAATTCTGTTAACATAGTTCAAAAAATTCCGGGAGCATGGCTAATGAAGATAAAGGATGCAGGTCATGGGTTAATGTATCAATATCCAGAGATATTCAATAAAGCAGTACTTTCATTCTTAAATATCCAAGAATTGCAAAGTAGTAACACTAATAGTAATGCGAACCATGAGGTTAGAGTAGATATGAAACCAGTTCGAACTCCTCTTATTTTCTCAAATGATTTGGCAGTATGA
- a CDS encoding IS5 family transposase (programmed frameshift) — protein MRRIPDELWDEFKKILPKEKPPKTVGRPIIPYKQVLDGILYVLRTGCQWKMLPKEYGSGSTCHRRFQEWNKLDVFKNAWIKLLKDYDDKIGLNWTWQSIDSISIKSSLGGPKTGNNPTDRSKLGTKRHILTEKKGIPLSVVISPASTHDINLVTDVVDNTVIKRPKSLSRSRRRRRRLQHLCLDKGYKSAEEEQELIKRGYVLHIPIKKKKGKKGEIGKEISMPNRKKYSSKRWVVERTNSWHNRFRKLFTRYEKKDENYLGLAQFSCSIIIYRKLILG, from the exons ATCAGAAGGATTCCCGATGAATTATGGGACGAGTTTAAGAAGATACTGCCTAAAGAAAAGCCTCCAAAAACTGTGGGTAGACCGATTATTCCATATAAACAAGTACTGGATGGGATCCTTTACGTTCTTAGAACGGGGTGCCAATGGAAGATGCTTCCAAAAGAATATGGTTCAGGTTCTACCTGTCACAGGAGATTTCAGGAGTGGAATAAACTGGATGTATTTAAAAATGCATGGATCAAACTATTGAAAGATTATGATGATAAAATTGGTCTCAACTGGACGTGGCAATCCATAGACAGTATATCCATAAAGTCATCTTTAGGGGGGCCAA AGACTGGAAATAATCCCACAGACAGGAGCAAACTAGGCACAAAAAGACACATTTTGACAGAGAAGAAAGGTATTCCTCTATCGGTTGTAATTTCACCTGCTAGCACTCACGACATCAATCTGGTAACAGATGTAGTCGATAATACAGTAATAAAAAGACCAAAATCATTATCCAGATCGAGACGACGACGACGACGATTACAACATCTGTGTCTTGATAAGGGATACAAATCTGCAGAGGAAGAACAGGAATTAATCAAACGAGGATATGTTCTGCACATTCCAATCAAGAAGAAAAAAGGGAAGAAAGGTGAAATTGGCAAAGAAATATCAATGCCAAACCGTAAGAAATATTCTTCCAAGAGATGGGTTGTAGAGAGAACGAATTCATGGCATAACAGGTTTAGGAAACTCTTCACACGATATGAAAAGAAGGATGAAAACTATCTTGGTCTAGCACAGTTCTCTTGTAGTATAATCATCTATAGAAAGTTAATTTTGGGATAG
- a CDS encoding DDE-type integrase/transposase/recombinase yields the protein MISRNRTPSRYVYYGLHLYFSGLSLRKASERLSQMYKRNHVSIWNWIQKYRPQKLKASRRRILEYIVDETMLKVGSEYIWLWVAIEPANRQILALSISKERNMFVAERYLSNLIKVHGKHPVSTDGGTWYPMACQFLKLDHHIHSSYEKSVIERTMQYIKDRTESFDDYFPCRVKNCKLKHVHNWLRLFIDYHNREIKHVN from the coding sequence ATGATTAGCAGAAACAGAACACCTTCAAGGTATGTGTATTATGGCTTACATTTGTACTTTTCAGGTTTATCTTTAAGAAAAGCCTCGGAAAGATTGTCTCAGATGTATAAAAGAAACCATGTCTCCATCTGGAATTGGATTCAAAAATACAGGCCTCAAAAATTGAAAGCATCAAGAAGAAGAATTCTAGAATATATTGTAGACGAGACAATGTTGAAGGTAGGGTCAGAATACATCTGGCTTTGGGTGGCGATAGAGCCTGCAAACAGACAGATCCTCGCACTTTCTATATCCAAAGAGAGAAACATGTTTGTTGCAGAAAGATATCTTTCTAATTTGATCAAAGTTCATGGAAAGCACCCAGTTTCTACAGATGGTGGGACTTGGTATCCCATGGCTTGTCAGTTTCTCAAACTCGATCACCATATTCATTCCTCTTACGAGAAAAGTGTAATCGAAAGAACGATGCAATATATCAAGGATAGAACCGAAAGTTTCGATGACTATTTTCCTTGCAGAGTAAAGAATTGTAAGTTGAAGCATGTACACAATTGGTTGCGGTTATTTATTGACTATCATAACAGAGAAATAAAACATGTTAACTGA
- a CDS encoding integrase, with the protein MNDSPVPQHPAEATKNSNLILNQRRERDKRPYSGNKLCSIDEKLVQDFKEYLVNQKQSPHTIRNKIQYIKRFYYVLEEENAQDLMSVSPETRQHAMKSLASLSKFMGIYDRWQTLIKRFQLKWPKKEAYAIFNEIFNDSNESYTTMLKWIKDSILVLPKSWGNIILFNTLTGLRPDEGYKAMDLIRTEGTTYIDKKRMLLMHYKFPNHFIRVSKKAYVSIINEEILQIARKSEQVTSYNLMRNTFSEYCVSMNMYYCRKVFATFLRNEGIEPEIIDLLQGRIPNSIFVRHYYRPDSSKFDVVRKKLAKLHKLVTTKE; encoded by the coding sequence TTGAATGATTCTCCCGTACCTCAACATCCTGCAGAAGCTACAAAAAATAGCAATTTAATTTTGAATCAGCGCCGGGAGAGGGATAAGAGACCATACAGCGGTAACAAATTATGCTCAATTGATGAGAAATTGGTACAAGATTTCAAAGAGTATCTTGTTAACCAGAAACAAAGTCCTCATACTATAAGAAACAAGATTCAATATATAAAGAGATTCTACTATGTTTTAGAAGAAGAAAATGCTCAAGATTTAATGTCTGTTTCTCCAGAAACACGCCAGCATGCAATGAAATCATTGGCATCATTGTCAAAGTTTATGGGAATATATGATCGGTGGCAAACCCTCATTAAGAGATTCCAATTAAAATGGCCAAAGAAAGAGGCATATGCTATATTTAATGAAATTTTCAATGATTCTAATGAATCCTATACTACTATGTTAAAATGGATAAAGGATTCTATTCTAGTTCTTCCAAAATCGTGGGGGAATATTATCCTCTTTAATACCTTAACGGGGCTTCGGCCGGATGAAGGGTATAAAGCAATGGATCTCATTAGGACTGAAGGTACTACATATATTGACAAGAAAAGGATGCTCTTGATGCATTATAAATTTCCAAACCACTTTATCCGCGTTTCCAAAAAGGCATATGTTAGCATTATAAATGAGGAAATCTTACAAATTGCTCGTAAGTCCGAACAAGTTACTTCATATAATTTGATGAGAAACACCTTTAGTGAATATTGCGTCTCTATGAATATGTATTACTGTAGAAAGGTCTTCGCCACATTTTTGAGGAATGAAGGAATTGAACCAGAGATAATAGATCTATTACAAGGGCGAATTCCAAACTCTATATTTGTACGACACTATTACAGACCGGATTCATCAAAGTTTGACGTGGTTAGAAAGAAATTGGCCAAATTGCATAAACTTGTCACAACAAAAGAGTGA
- a CDS encoding YybH family protein → MNNTTKPEGVLDSIVEGINNGNLDALMTLYEPDACFASQPGELAKGLDGVRQSLRNFIDLKGKLDLKVKRVLQTSDLALVTTDWSFSGTGPDGNPVSISSKSADVLRKQADGTWRFVIDNPWGTD, encoded by the coding sequence ATGAATAATACAACTAAACCTGAGGGAGTGTTAGACTCAATCGTTGAAGGTATTAACAATGGAAACCTTGATGCACTTATGACTCTTTATGAACCCGATGCATGTTTTGCAAGTCAACCAGGAGAGCTTGCAAAAGGGCTAGATGGAGTACGACAAAGTCTACGCAATTTCATCGACCTTAAGGGAAAACTTGATTTAAAGGTAAAGAGGGTGCTTCAAACAAGCGATCTTGCCTTAGTAACAACTGATTGGTCGTTTAGCGGAACTGGACCAGATGGCAATCCTGTCAGTATAAGTTCCAAATCTGCAGATGTACTTCGCAAACAAGCTGATGGGACTTGGCGGTTTGTAATAGACAACCCTTGGGGAACAGACTAA
- a CDS encoding DUF72 domain-containing protein: MALNIGCSGWSYEGWKGKFYPREMENKDYLSYYSKLFKFVEVDSTYYHIPSRTTVRGWKDKTPDDFRFSLKFPKVITHEKKLEDVVKPLSILFYSLEPLIDKTLTLLIQLPHFLTERNGFTPLKDMVHHLDKRFRYSIEVRHPSWFTEEVYEFLKYNDISLVWSIRDELVSPSIVTSDHVYIRFIGDRSISEKDFGKIVKDRRKDLLEYVKQVREIQNENSDIQDILIAFNNHFAGFGPQSVNDFLRLMSMSEIDWKAEMERYKNNNNTNQSTLSGF; this comes from the coding sequence ATGGCTCTAAACATTGGGTGTTCTGGATGGAGTTATGAAGGCTGGAAGGGCAAATTCTATCCAAGAGAAATGGAAAATAAAGACTATCTGTCCTATTACTCTAAACTCTTTAAATTCGTTGAGGTTGATTCTACGTATTACCACATACCTTCAAGAACTACAGTTAGAGGATGGAAGGACAAGACACCTGATGATTTTAGGTTTTCATTAAAATTTCCCAAAGTTATAACTCACGAAAAGAAATTAGAAGATGTTGTAAAGCCTCTATCAATTCTTTTTTACTCATTAGAACCATTGATTGATAAAACACTAACACTGCTAATACAACTCCCCCATTTTCTCACAGAAAGGAACGGCTTTACTCCATTAAAAGATATGGTTCATCATCTAGACAAAAGATTCAGATATTCCATTGAAGTGAGGCATCCTTCTTGGTTTACGGAAGAGGTGTATGAATTTCTAAAATACAATGATATCTCGTTGGTCTGGAGTATTCGGGACGAACTTGTATCCCCATCAATTGTTACTTCAGATCACGTATATATTAGATTTATTGGTGACAGAAGTATATCTGAAAAGGATTTTGGAAAAATAGTAAAAGACAGAAGAAAAGATCTACTTGAATACGTTAAACAGGTTAGAGAGATCCAGAATGAAAATTCTGACATACAAGATATATTGATAGCCTTTAACAATCACTTTGCTGGTTTTGGTCCTCAATCAGTTAACGATTTTCTGAGATTAATGAGTATGTCAGAGATTGATTGGAAGGCCGAAATGGAGAGATACAAAAACAACAATAATACTAACCAATCAACTCTGTCAGGTTTTTAA
- a CDS encoding universal stress protein, translating into MNNSSYFSHILVPHDGTEISDIALDEAIRFAKIFNSKLTLLFVVEEQIVPPSLILSFIKSGSEIEQSKKNIISLLKTGAEVLLKDRSKKLTAANIPFDLQIGIGSPSKEILRYVEEKNVDIIIMGRKQISGLGSMMALGSVARRVSELSKVPTMLVHHNATKEDKRPYSNILVPYDGSEFSDRATECAVKIAETCNSTILLFNTVDEILLPPTMQTLKFKSEITDEMVSKEVYLKELHQKLKNEMLATLETVRAKYKNKQNIVIDIEVNIGYPPESIIRKIAEGKHKLVIMGTVGLRGISKLHALGSVARKVSENSSCNILLVH; encoded by the coding sequence TTGAACAATTCATCGTATTTTTCTCACATTTTGGTTCCACATGACGGAACAGAAATTTCAGATATTGCGTTAGATGAAGCTATTAGATTTGCAAAGATATTTAATTCAAAGTTAACTTTATTATTCGTAGTAGAGGAGCAAATTGTGCCCCCCAGTTTAATTCTCTCTTTCATAAAGAGCGGTTCAGAGATAGAACAGTCAAAGAAAAACATAATAAGCCTTCTTAAAACAGGAGCTGAAGTACTTCTGAAAGATAGATCAAAAAAGCTGACTGCAGCAAACATCCCTTTCGATTTACAAATTGGAATAGGTTCTCCGAGTAAGGAAATACTACGTTATGTTGAAGAGAAGAATGTAGACATAATCATCATGGGAAGAAAACAAATTTCCGGACTCGGTTCTATGATGGCTCTTGGTAGTGTAGCAAGGAGAGTATCGGAATTGTCCAAAGTACCTACAATGCTGGTACATCATAATGCTACTAAAGAAGATAAACGCCCATATTCTAACATCTTGGTACCATATGATGGCTCTGAATTTTCAGATAGAGCGACAGAATGTGCTGTAAAGATAGCCGAAACTTGTAATTCAACTATTTTGTTATTCAATACAGTAGATGAAATATTGCTCCCGCCTACAATGCAGACGTTGAAATTCAAATCCGAAATCACAGATGAGATGGTCTCAAAAGAAGTATATCTAAAAGAACTGCATCAAAAGCTTAAAAATGAAATGCTCGCAACCCTAGAAACCGTGCGAGCCAAATACAAAAATAAACAGAATATAGTCATAGATATAGAGGTAAATATAGGGTATCCGCCCGAAAGCATTATTAGGAAAATAGCAGAAGGCAAGCATAAGTTAGTAATAATGGGCACAGTAGGCCTGAGAGGAATATCGAAGCTTCATGCATTAGGTAGTGTAGCTAGAAAAGTCTCTGAAAATTCGTCATGCAATATATTGCTCGTACATTGA
- a CDS encoding DUF5678 domain-containing protein, whose amino-acid sequence MQNLDDFAKSDLDKLERLANNFKWIHKQRGDLREKYDNKYVAIKDKKVLDKDTNLDRLIKRLNIRNYDESIAIEYIQN is encoded by the coding sequence ATGCAAAATCTAGATGATTTTGCCAAATCCGATCTAGATAAATTGGAAAGATTGGCAAACAACTTTAAGTGGATACATAAACAACGCGGCGACCTCAGAGAAAAGTATGATAACAAATACGTTGCTATAAAAGATAAAAAGGTATTGGATAAAGATACAAATCTAGATAGACTGATAAAAAGATTGAACATAAGAAATTATGACGAGTCTATAGCAATAGAATATATACAAAATTGA